A window of the Dunckerocampus dactyliophorus isolate RoL2022-P2 chromosome 21, RoL_Ddac_1.1, whole genome shotgun sequence genome harbors these coding sequences:
- the cops9 gene encoding COP9 signalosome complex subunit 9: MKPAVDEMFPEGAGPYVDLDEAGGSSGLLMDLAANEKAVHLDFFNDFEDLFDDDDLQ; the protein is encoded by the exons ATGAAACCTGCTGTGGATGAGATGTTTCCGGAAGGAGCTGGGCCGTATGTGGATCTAGACGAG GCAGGGGGAAGCAGCGGCCTTTTAATGGACCTGGCAGCCAATGAGAAGGCCGTTCACTTGGACTTCTTCAATG ACTTCGAAGACCTTTTTGACGACGACGACCTGCAGTGA